In Buchnera aphidicola (Ceratovacuna japonica), the genomic window ATGTTCAAACATACCTCTTTGTGTGGGTTTATTGTAATATGGTACAACATTAAGACATGCAGATATTCCTGAATTTTCTAATTTTTTTGTTAGTTCTATCGACTCATATGTAGAGTTTGATCCAGTTCCTGCTATTATTGGTATTTTTTTATTCGCATATTTAACTGTTTTTATAATTACATTGTAATGTTCTGTTCTAGTTAAAGTTGCTGATTCACCAGTAGTTCCTACAGATACAATAGCATTTGTATTATTTTTAATATGATATTTTACTAATTTTTTTAAACTTTTATAGCAAACTTCTCCATTAGTTTTCATAGGAGTTATCAAAGCAACAATACTTCCCTTAAACATATAAGTTCTCTCTTAAGATAAGCTGGATTCTTTGTAAAATAAAAATTTTTAGAATATAAAATTTATTAAATAATTAATATTTTGTACTTAATTTAGTTTATATAAAAATTTTTATTTTTTAATTATTAAAAAATATACTTACTTTTTTAAAGAAAAATTTTATAAAAAAATGTTTTATTTTTTACATTGAGCTTTGTTTCTTAAAGTATGATCCATTAATATTATTGCTATCATTGCTTCAGCTATAGGAACTGCTCTGATTCCAACACATGGATCATGCCTTCCTCTTACTATTATACTAGTGTTTTTATTTTCTTTATTTACTGTATTTCCTTTTATTTTTATACTAGAAGTAGGCTTTAATGATATTGTAGTTATTATATCTTGCCCATTGCTAATTCCTCCTAAAATTCCTCCTGCATGATTTGATTTAAATCCTTTTGAACACATTTCATCTCTATGTTCTGTTCCTTTTTGGTGCGATACTTTGACTCCATCTCCTATTTCTACAGATTTAACTGCATTTATACCCATTAATGCATAAGATAAGTCTGCATCTAATTTATCAAAAACAGGCTCTCCTAATCCAGCTGGTACGTTTTTAGAAACTATTGTTATTTTAGCTCCTATTGAGTTATTTTCTTTTTTTATATTTTTTATAAATTTTTTAATCTCTATTATTTTTTTTTTTTCTCCACAAAAAAATGGATTTTTTGACACAGTTTTCCAATCTTTCATATCACATAATATATGTCCTATTTGCTTTAAATATCCTCTTATTTTTATTTTATATTTTTCAAATAAATATTTTTTTGCAAAAGCTCCTGCTGCAACTCTCATACAAGTTTCTCTTGCTGAAGATCTTCCTCCTCCTCTGTGGTCTCTAATTCCATATTTTTTTTGATATGTGTAATCTGCATGGCCTGGTCTATATAAATTTTTTATAGAGTCATAATCTTTTTCTCTTTGATCTTCATTTTTTATAATTAATCCTATGCTTGTTCCTGTAGTTTTTCCATCAAATATCCCAGAAAGTATTTTAACTTTATCTTTTTCTTTTCTTTTTGTAGTATATTTAGAATTTCCTGGTTTTCTTTTATCTAATTGTTTTTGTATATATTTTTCTGAAATTTTTAATCCTGGCGGCATTCCATCTATTATACATCCTAAAGAATGACCATGAGATTCTCCATATGTTGTTACACAAAAAATTTTTCCTATTGTATTTCCAGACATTTTTTATCCTGATATATAAAGAAAATTAATTATTTATTTTAAATATTATATACATAATTTCTACTTTTTAAGT contains:
- the aroC gene encoding chorismate synthase encodes the protein MSGNTIGKIFCVTTYGESHGHSLGCIIDGMPPGLKISEKYIQKQLDKRKPGNSKYTTKRKEKDKVKILSGIFDGKTTGTSIGLIIKNEDQREKDYDSIKNLYRPGHADYTYQKKYGIRDHRGGGRSSARETCMRVAAGAFAKKYLFEKYKIKIRGYLKQIGHILCDMKDWKTVSKNPFFCGEKKKIIEIKKFIKNIKKENNSIGAKITIVSKNVPAGLGEPVFDKLDADLSYALMGINAVKSVEIGDGVKVSHQKGTEHRDEMCSKGFKSNHAGGILGGISNGQDIITTISLKPTSSIKIKGNTVNKENKNTSIIVRGRHDPCVGIRAVPIAEAMIAIILMDHTLRNKAQCKK